In Piliocolobus tephrosceles isolate RC106 chromosome 5, ASM277652v3, whole genome shotgun sequence, a single genomic region encodes these proteins:
- the LOC111525905 gene encoding olfactory receptor 2B6-like, whose protein sequence is MPLINESRPEEFTLLGFADRPWLELPLFTSLLITYPIAMMGNITIILVSRLDSRLQSPMYFFLANLSFLDMCYTTSIVPQMLVNLGSSKKTISYMGCVVQLYFFHIMGGTECLLLALMSFDRYVAICRPLHYTLIMNQRICILLVSTVWLIGITYAVSEATATLRLPLCGLNKLDHLLCEIPVLIKNACGEKGANELTLSVVCIFMLAVPLCLILASYASIGHAVFKIKSSEGRKKAFGTCSSHLIVVFLFYGPGISMYLQPPSSISRDQPKFMALFYGVVTPTLNPFIYTLRNQDVKGALCHLVRSIFSFK, encoded by the coding sequence ATGCCACTAATTAATGAAAGCCGTCCTGAAGAATTTACTCTGCTAGGCTTTGCAGACCGCCCTTGGCTAGAGCTTCCTCTGTTCACTAGTCTTCTTATAACGTACCCCATAGCCATGATGGGAAACATCACAATCATTCTGGTGTCCAGGTTAGACTCTCGTCTTCAAAGCCCCATGTATTTCTTCCTCGCCAACCTCTCCTTTTTGGACATGTGTTACACCACAAGCATTGTCCCTCAGATGCTGGTTAACCTGGGAAGCTCTAAGAAGACCATCAGCTATATGGGGTGTGTAGTTCAGCTGTATTTCTTTCACATAATGGGGGGCACAGAATGTTTGCTCTTGGCTCTTATGTCCTTCGATCGCTATGTGGCCATCTGCAGACCTCTTCACTACACCCTCATCATGAATCAGCGCATTTGTATCCTATTAGTTTCCACCGTGTGGCTAATTGGAATAACCTATGCTGTCTCAGAGGCCACTGCTACATTACGGTTGCCACTGTGTGGTCTCAATAAGCTGGACCACTTGCTGTGTGAGATTCCTGTTCTGATAAAGAATGCCTGTGGTGAAAAGGGTGCTAACGAGCTCACACTCTCTGTGGTATGCATTTTTATGTTAGCTGTCCCACTATGCTTAATTCTTGCTTCCTATGCTAGTATTGGACATGCTGTATTTAAGATCAAATCTtctgagggaaggaaaaaggcCTTTGGGACATGTTCCTcccatctcattgtagttttcttattttatggccCAGGCATTAGCATGTACCTTCAGCCCCCGTCCTCCATCTCAAGGGATCAGCCCAAGTTCATGGCCCTCTTCTATGGAGTGGTGACTCCCACACTCAACCCCTTTATCTACACCCTGCGGAATCAGGATGTGAAGGGGGCATTATGCCACCTGGTGAGGAGCATTTTCAGCTTTAAGTGA